The genomic stretch TCAACAACCTGCTCAAAGCTATCGAGGCAGCGGACAACGAGTGCAAGAAGTTGGAATATTGGAGCGATATCAAGAATCTCACCGAAGAGGGCAAAGCGGGCAATGCAACAGACCCGAGCATGGGCTGGGATGAGAAGTGGCAGGGCATCGATGTAAGCGGCGCCAAGCATCCGGAGTGTTGAGATGAAAGCATGATTTTGGAGTTGGGAAGACATGGCCATGTTTGGGAAATCGGCGTTGAGAGCATTAGCGTTTTGGGTCAGTCCAAGTTTTTCGGCATTTCCAGCATCGCATCACCATCACCTCTAGTAATGTAATGAGCACAGACTTGTACAAGGTTTTCGACATGTCACTTCTTGATGTTCCTCACTCGTATCGGTCCTCTGACATGCTCCAAACTCTCAGCCTCTACCAATTGGCCCTTCTGCATGACCTCCACCTCACCAGCAGCACGCTTCTCCCACACCAGCTCCCGTATGGCGTCCATCGTGTCCCTCCATTCCGACGCGTCAAGTGTTTCCAGCTCCTGCCGTGACAAGGCGCGAGCGATCTCGGAGGGGCAGATGGTTTTGGGCCAGGCCCTTGTGCTCAACAGGCGGTCGGCATGGCGCAATATGACCTCGCGCTGGGCATCGTCGAGAGCCATTGCACTGGTCGGGCAATTTATTCTGCGCAACGTATCGATCGGGACAAGAATCTTGACGTGTCGTACGGAAATACCCACAAGGGAAGGATCGGGATGTCAACGCTAAATCGACGTCCGATCTGCATCAAGGTCCGATTCACACTATAACCAATCTCCGGACGCCAGAGCGCCCAATCGGCGCGGCAGCGCAAAATAATTCGACAGAAACATTTTTTTGTCGCGTGTCCCCTCCACCGATACTGCCCGCATATATCCAGTCATCCAGTAGTTAGTGCTGGCGCAGTTCGCTTTTGCCATTTGTTCCTGTCATGCCACACCGGTTACCCCACGCTCTCCGAGAGCTAGTCGCAGCGGGGCAGTTCTGCTCCCCATCCCGATCGCAACTCTTATCAACCACCCCATTCCCGACCTCGGCATCCGCATTATCCGCGATCTCGTTGCTGAACCGGATATCTCCCGTGCGATCCTGCCATACTGCATGTAAACCGCCTGGTCTGCACGCTACAACTACAACCACAGAGCCCATCGGTGCTAAGCGACACTTTTCGTGGCCCACAATGACTGGAAAGGAAGAACCAAAGGAGGTGCGCAAGTACCTGCAGCAAAGCCATGACCGCATCTTTGAGAACAACAAGAAGTGGGCCGAGGAGATGAAGGCGAAGAAGCCAGAGTTCTTCTCCGACCTGAGCGCTGGCCAGGCGCCCGAGTATCTATGGATTGGTGAGTTCTGCTTTGTGAATCAGAAGCTTGTAGTTGGAGTTGAAGCCTACCATTACCTCACGGAACATATGCTAACAAAACTTCCCCAGGCTGCTCCGACTCGCGCATTCCCGCCGAAGCCATCACGGGTCTCCAACCCGGTGAGATGTTCATCCACCGCAACATTGCCAACCTCGTCTGCAACATTGACCTCAACGTCATGTCGGTCGTAAACTATGCTGTGCGCCATCTGAAAGTCAAGCACATTATCGTATGCGGACACTACGGCTGCGGCGGTGTCAAAGCTGCTATGACACCCAAAGACATGGGCCTCTTGAACCCCTGGCTACGAAACATCCGCGACGTATACCGCCTACATCAAAAGGAGATTGACGATGTGGTTGCAAACGGTGGCACAGAAGACGACAAGTACAACAAGCTGGTTGAGCTGAACGTGTACGAGCAGTGCCGCAACATCATCAAGACGGCGGCGGTGCAGCAGTGCTGGGCCGAGAATGAGTTCCCCGTTGTTCACGGATGGGTGTTTGGGTTTGAAGATGGATTGCTGAAGGATCTGAAATTCGATCATGAGGGTCAGCTGAGGGATATCCAAAAGATTTACAATCTTACGGATGCTGCATAGACGGGCATGGGTAGAGAGGAGTAGTGGCGTAGTGGCGTAGAAATGTCTTTGTGATGAGACTGGATGTAGTTGGATAGACGACTCGTATGTTTTACACGATGAAATATGCTGCTATTGACGCAGCCAGTTATTCAATCATCTCTGGATCACTCATAGAACGCGAAGGCGACGTGTCCATCCACGTTGCCAGTCAAGCTGTCCGCCAGCAGCATGGAAGCAAGCATTCACTACTCTGCACCCATATATCCCATTGAAGTCCGCAGCTTCACGCCCATCACAGCATATCTCTTCACTACTAAATTCCTTATAACATCCTGCACCTCCTCCCCCTTCTCACCACATCTCCACACTTTATAAAAATCACAAACCACCTCCAGAACCAGCATCAAACTCACGAATCAAAATCATGACGTATCTacctctccttcttctcgCCCTTTTTCTCCAAGCCTCACGCGTAACCGCAACATCTATTGTCCCACACATCCACTCCAACAACTGCGCCTGTAAACCCGGTATGCCTCTCGGCACCGGTCTACCTGGTTCTCCCAACATGACGATACCAGCCTTTCCCGGTACGCCCCTCAATACCAGTCTACCCGTTCCTCCCAGCAACACCATACCAGTCCCACCGCGTCTAACCCCACCTCCCAATATCCCCATACCAGGCTTACCCGACGCGCTAACAACGCTAGTCACCAGTATCATGGGGTCGATGACGGTTTCGTTTAAGCCGTTTGGTTCGACAGCTGCAGTGTCAGCTCCATCAGCGGCTCCCGGCACAGCAACAATAACTATCAAACCGGGCGACACGCTTGAATCCATAACCAAAGCGAATAACGTGGGCATATGCGATCTTGTAAAGGCGAATGAGATTGTAGATCCGGATATGGTTCTTTCGGGGGAGACGCTGGTTGTACCGAACGAGAAGGGGGATCCAGGGGACATGAGTTGTTTGGTTCATGAGTATTGAGGGGTTATCGAGAAGGGGATTTCTGGCATTTTTGTTTCTTGTGTTTGTATGTCTATGTGTatgagagagagagagagagagagagagagagaaggGCATGTTATATCACTATTCCATTGCAACAGTTTGGTAAAATCAAAGATTGAATTCATTTCTGCTTCCCATGTCTTGTCGTGTGATCCCTCGTACATAAACAACCCACCCCACTTAGTTAATCTCCTTGTGCGGGAACCATTTGCTCGCTTTGAGGTTCTTCTCCTCTAGCGGCGCATCGAGCACACCCAATCGCCTTATTTCCCCCGCGCTGGGTGCATCGTCGCGTTTTATGTTTGCTTCGGCTTTGCGGTAAGCCGCTTGGAGGGCGAGGGTACGTGCAGCCTTTTTGAGGTAAGTGTTAATTTAATGTACTTTGTTTCTTGTGGTAGGGCAGCAGGAAATGGAGCAAGGCTAGTTGTCGCTATCATGACATGTAAGAAAGGACTGTCGTACCTCCTTCTTGTGGTGCAGACACTCGTAGTAGTCTTCAAGGACGGGGGCGCATTTTGCTTTGCCAGAGT from Pyrenophora tritici-repentis strain M4 chromosome 1, whole genome shotgun sequence encodes the following:
- a CDS encoding DUF3253 domain containing protein: MALDDAQREVILRHADRLLSTRAWPKTICPSEIARALSRQELETLDASEWRDTMDAIRELVWEKRAAGEVEVMQKGQLVEAESLEHVRGPIRR
- a CDS encoding CynT, Carbonic anhydrase — its product is MTGKEEPKEVRKYLQQSHDRIFENNKKWAEEMKAKKPEFFSDLSAGQAPEYLWIGCSDSRIPAEAITGLQPGEMFIHRNIANLVCNIDLNVMSVVNYAVRHLKVKHIIVCGHYGCGGVKAAMTPKDMGLLNPWLRNIRDVYRLHQKEIDDVVANGGTEDDKYNKLVELNVYEQCRNIIKTAAVQQCWAENEFPVVHGWVFGFEDGLLKDLKFDHEGQLRDIQKIYNLTDAA
- a CDS encoding LytE, LysM repeat protein, which gives rise to MPLGTGLPGSPNMTIPAFPVTSIMGSMTVSFKPFGSTAAVSAPSAAPGTATITIKPGDTLESITKANNVGICDLVKANEIVDPDMVLSGETLVVPNEKGDPGDMSCLVHEY